The following nucleotide sequence is from Pseudochaenichthys georgianus chromosome 17, fPseGeo1.2, whole genome shotgun sequence.
TTCACGTTTCCCACATCATGAACTGTCAATCATTTGCTGTGACGGCAATCTTAAACCGACTCCCCCATTCCACATACTCTACAGTGCTCTATAGTGGGAAGCTGCTGTCACCTGAGACCTGGCCCAGCACAGATTGTGTGTTGCTTACACGAGACTCTCCAGTTGATCCTACACAGCCAGCAGGgtctggagagagagggagatctgCCCCAGCAGGGGGAATGTAGGGGTtgagtggatggatggatggatggatggtgcaTGGGTCACGTTACTCCCACATTAGACGATCATGTCGTTGTGAATGTGATCACAGCTATTATTACAGCTTACATGATGAAATGGCAAAAAGTGCTGACGAGGAGTGCTCACGTCCTCGttctgccagtgtgtgtgtgtaagtctaATAATGATGTGAGGCTTAATGTATTACGAGGTCTGCTGGGTCGTGCTGTCCAGATTATCTCCCACTAAAAACCATCAATATTGTCATTCAATTATATTTGTGTTCGTTTGCGATAAACATTTGGGAGTGATACATCCATGTTGGGGTCATTTGTGagttattaataaataaataattctaATGAACACACGTGCTGTTTTGAAGGAGTGGAATAACAAATATATGTATCTGAGCGCCACTGAAAAGCCCcattctccctctccctgtGGTGTCAACACCAACATACTGTTAGCAACATAGTCTTACACACATGTCTACAGATATAATCTCAGAGAAACccaacaccagaaacaaaacatAAGAAGATGCGAAAAGACCAGCTCTAGTGGTGTGGTAATATAGCAAGAAATTAAAGAAGAGAGCAGAACTAAAACCATTCATGAATACTCGTAATTCCATTTTGTTCTAATTTAAAACCAAAAGGAAGTTCGTCCAAGTGATTTTttgtgtttaatatttataCCTTTTTTAGTTTTGGCAAATTAACTAACCCTCAACATCTCCTCCCTCCCCTTTCCGACTCTCTCCAACCTCCATGTCCCAAACTCAGTCCCAGTTTGTAGATTCCCCCGTCAATTATCGCCGGAGCAGCAACATGAGCAGTGAAAGAAGGTAGATGGGTATCCCGGGGAGGTTCTGGTTGGCGGAGGCTTTCACCTTCTTGTTTTCTGGAAGGTAGTCCACGGGTCGCTGGGTAACAGGGAGAATAAGGCGCGGGCTACGGGCGCACACGTCATCAGCGCACACGCCACTTCCTGATCCGCTGACGTCATCACCTACAGACAGAAGGTCAGGAAATTAGTTTTATGGTACAATATGCAAACAATTTAAAAATGATTTATGATTTTCATAGAATAAACATAGTAAGACCACTGCCTTATACTCATGCATTTTAAACATACTTTGCACATACACTATTTGATCAGCTTCCATATGAATAGATATGAGCCATGGGGAAAGCCAAGAAAAAGGATGAGGATTTCACCAGCATCTAACTGTATGTGGTACACAATATGACTTCAATAATTTAAAAAGGCACTTTGATTTATGCCAGGCATATTTATGCCTTCATCTTAGTTCCACACTGATTGTTGCCATTTTGCTAGAGTTTATACAAGCCAAGATAGAAGATCAGATGAATAGAAACAGAGTCAATTCCCTTAATCTAGATCTAGTTACAACGTTTCTAATCATTAGGGAGTTTTCTGGGATGCAGTTTCTTGTGAAGTGTTCTTCGGAAACTTGTGGGCTCTGATGGTAAAACTACTCACTGGTGTCCTGAAAGTCCACATCCTGGCCGTTCAGAGCATTCTTCAGGCGGTGCGTCATGATCTTCAGCTGCATTATCTGTTGCCGTATTGTCATGTCTGGTTTCGTGATGTCGATTTCCACTTCAGGGTTGTTGATCTGGCTGGCCAAGCCATCGCCCATCACTTCGGGAAAGTACCTGGCaaacatgatttttttttttaaccacagTTAATTAGTGAATGTGTAACTTGCTGAACAGTCAGTACTGTCAATACGTCAATGGCAGGATAAAAACACCTTAAGTTCCCTTCCTTTTTGAGGATTCTGTTGAGTCAGTTGCTTTAAAATATCCTTATTAGTTGATAAGCCTAACAGTGGTGGCATGTACTATTCTATTCTGTAAAAATCTGGTTGAAAACCTGCTATTAGCTATCATAAGCTACTGGTCATACAAAAGAGAACATTGGTTGCTGTAAAAACAACCCAACACCAAAGTGCCAAAAAACTGCACTTCATCGAATTGCCACTTGAGAGTTGCTCCATCCCAATAGAGCCCCTTGCAGAAATAGGCATGTTTACAGCTTGGTTAATACATTGGTTTTGGTCTCTAAAGCTAATTCCTACTTTAATGACAACTGTATGGGACGTGAATCTTAACATAACTCACTGACCATCATTTTTTAAAGATATCAATTCTTGTTTTGCCGTATCATATTTTCTTCATACAGTACGGTTTATAAGCCTTACCTGGCACGGCTCATGCCGTTCCAACATTTATCCTCGGCCCCTGTTCCTGTGGCCACTCTGTCACTGCAGAGAACACTTGGGAGAGAAACCCAGTGCGGCTGCATTTCCCTCAGTCTCATGGTTACATCAGACACCTGAGGCAAAGTTGACAACAGCACATTTGTGAACTTTTATACAAAATCACAGCATTAAGGTACACTCAACAGATAAATACATTCCTTCTCCCTCAATAACCAGTTTAAGTGCTCAGTCATCTGAATCATTCATCCATTCAAGCATTCAGTTCCATCTAATCACCCCATAGTTGCTGTGTAAAGGTGAAATGAACAGCAAAGGGTTTGATTGGCCATGATGAGCAATGGCTCTTATGTCATAAACCATCACTGTGAATAGGCTGGATTAGGCCATCAGAAAGCAATAAAAAGGACACCGATTTTTTCGGGTAAATACTCACCAGTTTTTCCATTTTATTAGTGCTGGTTCCCAACCTATCCTCCACTGTAACCTTCCCTTTCTTCACGATGTCGTCAGCTCCTGTGCTGCTGGTTCCTCCTTCTCTGAGGTTGCCACAGGCCTGGAACAACTGAGGCAGGAGACAGTGAAGTAAAGACAAGACGGAAATGTAGAGGGACACACAAGAGGGGAAAAAGTTAGCAAAAGGGTGAAATGAGGATATTTAATcagttttgttttgaaaatgtttatGAAGTTTATTCAGCTTTTAAATCACTGTAAGAACCAAAACAGAGCTACGCTTTATCCTCTTTAAACCTTTTGAACTAGTAACATGAACTGTACGCCACCAGACTCTCTCAATAAACTTTACTTCCCTACCATGTGGTTCATATCCTGGATTTTTATTGGGGTTGGTGTTAACAAGAATGAAATGTGATGCCTCTGAAAGCAGGCTTTTGAATAGAATCCAACAAACCCATACTCATACTGTATCACCAAAGCATTTAGTTTGACACCAACTtatgtataaatatactaaGCACACATACATCTATACATTTAAAAGCCAACAGCGACAAGTGGCGCTGATTATTTGCCACATCCCAAGAGTCAATCACAGGATCGCTCCAGCAGATTGATTCAAAGCTCAGAAAGCACTATTCCCCTTATGGGGCTTACATTTTATAAATGGAGCCCAGGGAATAAAGTAAGACTGCAGTCAATCTGTCATCCAATCTGGCCTGCTTAGAGGAGCCTCAAGCCTTTGAACCTTCACACATAACTATAAAATAATCCTGTTTTAAGCTTCCAGTCATGTCTGTCAGCATAACTCATTGGTGTTGTGTGGTTCACAGCAGATAGAATAATGGACATAAAACATGGCATTGACTCCGTTACTCCGTTAGCAGACAGACCTGAAACACATTAAGTTATCCACACTGCAGTTTTTTACAGCTGTATTAGATATGCTTCCATTTGTAGTAAGTACATAACGCAACATATGGCTTTTGATGTCAACAGATTATGTAAATAGGAGATAATCTGTCCAACACTGTGACTACCATAATACTCAACATGAATGACTTCTGTGGAATAAACGCAGACTTTCCACTATAGTTGTGTGATGATTTCCAACTCAAACCGGTTCAGAGGCAGTCTGCTATGCTATGGCTCACCTCAAACAGCTGGACTCTTTGACAGCAAATCGGCACAGAGGAAGCTTTGTCTTCCACTCAAAATATACCATGTTTTCCCCCTTCAAACAACTGAGCCAGATTTCAATTGCTGCCAGTGCAGGATCACATTAAACCATTCAACTGTAAAGTAAACACTTGGCTGGCAGGCTGTGTCATGACTcatccttttattttaaatgtcggAGGTGTAGCATTGAAACAGCAATAATGTGGTGGTGGAACAGGTGTTAACTTCACAAATGAATATCGGGGCAACAGTGGAGCATAGGGGATACTAAACTGACAAGTAAGGGTATATTTTACACCAAGTTTCTTTAACTTACCACTACTTTTAGCGCTTTACCAAGCGGTTCTGAATATTATTCCTGTGTAACATGAAATATGTATGACTGAATAATCAAGAGTCAGCCAATCTGCTTCTGCAGGACTATGTGGTTGTGCTTTGAACAGATTTGATTGACAGAAGCCTTGTTACTGGCAAACAATGACATCTGCCATATCATTTTGTTTACAACATTGCTAAATCCTGTGCGTGACATCACACCCACTGCAAAGAGCACGGACAAAACTCTAATAGAaacagaaatacaaatataaaaatgaaaCCTTTTGCAGATATCTTTTGTGTGTTTATGCAGCAAATAATTTTCATTGTGACAGTATAATCCATGAAGCTATATAGCAGGTTGCTGATGGAGGTTCCCATTTTGCTACTGTACATGTTCTGCAGTTTGCAGAAACTTGTGTTTGGCCTTTTAAAATATCCTTTGAATATCATTTGCATTCTGCTACAGTATGACTATAGCATTATGTTGGTAAAAAACACATAAACCGTTTGTATAGTTAATTCAGCTTCATGTGCATGTACTGTACCAATGTTTGCTCCTATACCTTGTTGTTGATGGGCTCTAAGTTATCCGCCATGGTAAACATGGCTTCTGATATGCGAGTGGGGATGGAGAGAACCACGCTATCCACACCAGATGGACCATCAAAGCGACCAGCCACCTGCATCATTGTTTCTACGGAGACGGGAGGTACAGTTAGCGTGAAGAAGGGTTAAAATGATTCATGTGTGGCACACTGGTATTCACTGCAGAAAGTAGCATCATGTGTGAAACAATGAGGAACCATATGGCTGATTGGATGCATGTGTAAATGGCTGTCTGCTCCCTACCTGCCAGATGCCTCCACTCGGTGTTGAGGTCCGCCTGGTTGGCAAGACAGCCCTTCATGACATTGCTGCAGTAGTTGGCACAAGGTCTGGCGGAGGCCATGCCGCGGCAGTGGGGACAGTACGTCATCGTCATCATGGCCCGCATGCACTCCTGGCTCAGCTGCACCTGGTAGGGCAAAGACAAAAATAAACTTACACCACCTGGATGAAAAGTTACTGTTTTATGATTTAAGCAAATATGATATAGTCTTAAAGGTcgcctattgtgcaaaatccactttttcatgtattttatagataaacatgtgtcccctctgtgtaaagagattctgaaagtttcaggaaaaaagattcactcacttttttgtcctgatccatttatataaaaacctgtctgaaaatgagctgatcagattttggtcaCTTTATGATAACATAACGTTTTTTTGGATTGTGTAACCCAATcagtagccaatcagca
It contains:
- the LOC117462160 gene encoding glypican-1-like, which encodes MDSFIIAALAVCSLTAPAYGDKGTSKARSCSDIRQFYSGKGFTLDGVPQSEISGEHLRICPQGYTCCTSDMEDTLAMLSRREMEGLLKDAGRSLQTSLNGQYKAFDGYFLELLNRSAISLQENFHQTFGLLYYQNAQIFSELYTDLRNYYRGSNVNLEEVLNEFWARLLEKLFYQANKQYFISEDYLECVSKQIETLRPFGETPRVMKTMVTRTFVATRSFVQGLVVGGEVVRKVSQVQLSQECMRAMMTMTYCPHCRGMASARPCANYCSNVMKGCLANQADLNTEWRHLAETMMQVAGRFDGPSGVDSVVLSIPTRISEAMFTMADNLEPINNKLFQACGNLREGGTSSTGADDIVKKGKVTVEDRLGTSTNKMEKLVSDVTMRLREMQPHWVSLPSVLCSDRVATGTGAEDKCWNGMSRARYFPEVMGDGLASQINNPEVEIDITKPDMTIRQQIMQLKIMTHRLKNALNGQDVDFQDTSDDVSGSGSGVCADDVCARSPRLILPVTQRPVDYLPENKKVKASANQNLPGIPIYLLSLLMLLLRR